A window of Malaclemys terrapin pileata isolate rMalTer1 chromosome 14, rMalTer1.hap1, whole genome shotgun sequence contains these coding sequences:
- the LOC128848966 gene encoding F-box/LRR-repeat protein 2-like isoform X1, with protein sequence METRRLPVEVITYILSFLPIADRKEASLVNHTWYFAAQDSLRQENILYNIPATSASLAAIESLARRCVSCVSLTSLDSSTVSRDVIQAVSCHLGPHLQSLCLRGSSLPETAFVHLLLACPCLSALDLTGCNSLFMSGTLLSKPETISQARGALTNLQELNLAGLRYLSDLSFNRLTGCAPHLARLSLARCHLTFEFDPYRGSSNYNSSALLSFRNLLRFLKERASSLRALDLSGTSITSPAMRSLVQVEGLRLRELVLQNCRDLSNEAIGLLCTHQPHLTVLDLTGCSELSDRAALTVSAGLRALQSLGLGKLQRLTDGGFLGIAELRSLQRLDLSECSLVSGSELVKVCSTPELRPSLASLSFAFCSLLRDSSVLSLARSLSPSLRVLDLSSCVSITNVSIQAISSHLPRLTVLRLAWCKELTDWGLLDVEEPREERHHRREKDAGPQFSRNFGNMGFFLPPLQNLEQDPKVLSDSAWNESQKRHRASLQALKQLQELDLMACSKLTDSSITKVIRFPALRRLSLGLLPEITDASLVAVARGCQSLEQLSMSHCGKLTDKGFLEAASSLRRLQHLVISGCSQLTGQTLMALSRECRQLKSLDVSMCHGISMADIELFQAQLPLQTCVQSRFVGGADLSFTL encoded by the exons ATGGAGACGCGAAGGCTCCCAGTGGAG GTCATCACCTACATCCTCAGCTTCTTGCCCATTGCCGACAGGAAGGAGGCCTCTCTGGTGAATCACACCTGGTACTTTGCAGCCCAGGACTCCCTGCGGCAG GAGAACATCCTGTACAACATCCCAGCCACCTCCGCCTCCCTGGCTGCCATTGAGAGCCTGGCCAGACGGTGCGTGAGCTGCGTCAGCCTGACCAGCCTCGACAGCTCCACTGTCTCCCGGGACGTGATCCAGGCTGTCTCCTGTCACCTGGGGCCACATCTGCAGAGCTTGTGTCTGCGTGGGAGCAGCCTGCCCGAGACGGCCTTCGTTCACCTCCTCCTTGCCTGCCCCTGCCTCTCCGCGCTGGATCTGACTGGCTGCAACAGCCTCTTCATGTCCGGGACGCTGCTCTCCAAGCCAGAGACCATCAGCCAAGCCCGAGGAGCGCTGACCAACCTCCAGGAGCTGAACCTGGCCGGCCTGCGCTACCTGTCGGATCTCAGTTTCAACCGGCTGACAGGCTGTGCGCCACACCTGGCCCGACTCTCACTGGCTCGCTGCCACCTCACCTTTGAGTTTGACCCCTACCGCGGGTCCAGCAACTACAACTCCTCTGCCCTGCTGTCCTTCCGCAACCTCCTGCGCTTCCTGAAGGAGCGGGCCAGCAGCCTCAGGGCCTTGGACTTGAGCGGCACCAGCATCACCTCGCCGGCGATGAGGTCCCTGGTGCAAGTGGAGGGGCTGCGCCTGCGGGAACTCGTGCTGCAGAACTGCAGGGACCTCTCCAACGAGGCCATCGGCCTCCTCTGTACGCACCAGCCCCACCTGACCGTGCTGGACCTCACTGGGTGCTCGGAGCTGTCCGACCGGGCCGCCCTCACTGTGTCCGCGGGGCTGCGAGCCCTGCAGAGCCTGGGCCTGGGGAAGCTCCAGCGCCTGACGGACGGGGGTTTCCTGGGCATTGCTGAGCTCCGGAGCCTGCAGAGGCTGGACCTGTCTGAGTGTAGCCTCGTGAGCGGCAGTGAGCTGGTGAAagtgtgctccaccccagagctgcggcctagcctggcctccctcagcttCGCCTTCTGCTCTCTGCTCAGA gaCAGCTCTGTCCTCTCGCTGGCCAGGTCCCTCAGCCCCAGTCTGCGGGTATTAGACCTCTCCTCCTGCGTCTCCATCACCAACGTGAGCATCCAAGCGATTTCCTCCCACCTTCCCCGGCTGACTGTCCTCCGACTGGCCTGGTGCAAGGAGCTGACGGACTGGGGCCTCCTGGACGTAGAGGAGCCCAGAGAGGAGCGTCACCATCGCAGAGAG AAGGACGCAGGGCCACAGTTCAGCAGGAATTTCGGTAACATGGGATTCTTCCTGCCACCCCTGCAGAACCTGGAGCAGGATCCCAAGGTCCTCAGCGACTCCGCCTGGAACGAGTCCCAGAAGCGGCACCGGGCCTCCCTGCAGGCGCTAAAACAGCTGCAAGAGCTCGACCTCATGGCCTGCAGCAAGCTGACTGACAGCAGCATCACCAAG GTTATCCGCTTCCCTGCCCTGAGGCGGCTGTCCCTCGGCTTGCTACCGGAGATCACCGACGCCAGCCTGGTAGCAGTGGCCAGGGGTTGCCAGAGCCTGGAGCAGCTGTCCATGAGTCACTGCGGAAAGCTGACTGATAAAGGCTTCCTGGAGGCCGCTAGCTCTCTACGGAGACTCCAGCACTTAGTCATCTCTGGCTGCAGCCAGCTCACAGGCCA GACACTGATGGCCCTCAGCAGGGAGTGCAGACAGCTGAAGAGCCTGGATGTCTCCATGTGCCATGGGATCAGCATGGCCGACATTGAGCTTTtccaggcccagctgcccctgcagACGTGTGTCCAGTCGCGCTTTGTGGGTGGAGCAGACCTTTCCTTCACCCTGTGA
- the LOC128848966 gene encoding F-box/LRR-repeat protein 2-like isoform X2, producing METRRLPVEVITYILSFLPIADRKEASLVNHTWYFAAQDSLRQENILYNIPATSASLAAIESLARRCVSCVSLTSLDSSTVSRDVIQAVSCHLGPHLQSLCLRGSSLPETAFVHLLLACPCLSALDLTGCNSLFMSGTLLSKPETISQARGALTNLQELNLAGLRYLSDLSFNRLTGCAPHLARLSLARCHLTFEFDPYRGSSNYNSSALLSFRNLLRFLKERASSLRALDLSGTSITSPAMRSLVQVEGLRLRELVLQNCRDLSNEAIGLLCTHQPHLTVLDLTGCSELSDRAALTVSAGLRALQSLGLGKLQRLTDGGFLGIAELRSLQRLDLSECSLVSGSELVKVCSTPELRPSLASLSFAFCSLLRDSSVLSLARSLSPSLRVLDLSSCVSITNVSIQAISSHLPRLTVLRLAWCKELTDWGLLDVEEPREERHHRRENLEQDPKVLSDSAWNESQKRHRASLQALKQLQELDLMACSKLTDSSITKVIRFPALRRLSLGLLPEITDASLVAVARGCQSLEQLSMSHCGKLTDKGFLEAASSLRRLQHLVISGCSQLTGQTLMALSRECRQLKSLDVSMCHGISMADIELFQAQLPLQTCVQSRFVGGADLSFTL from the exons ATGGAGACGCGAAGGCTCCCAGTGGAG GTCATCACCTACATCCTCAGCTTCTTGCCCATTGCCGACAGGAAGGAGGCCTCTCTGGTGAATCACACCTGGTACTTTGCAGCCCAGGACTCCCTGCGGCAG GAGAACATCCTGTACAACATCCCAGCCACCTCCGCCTCCCTGGCTGCCATTGAGAGCCTGGCCAGACGGTGCGTGAGCTGCGTCAGCCTGACCAGCCTCGACAGCTCCACTGTCTCCCGGGACGTGATCCAGGCTGTCTCCTGTCACCTGGGGCCACATCTGCAGAGCTTGTGTCTGCGTGGGAGCAGCCTGCCCGAGACGGCCTTCGTTCACCTCCTCCTTGCCTGCCCCTGCCTCTCCGCGCTGGATCTGACTGGCTGCAACAGCCTCTTCATGTCCGGGACGCTGCTCTCCAAGCCAGAGACCATCAGCCAAGCCCGAGGAGCGCTGACCAACCTCCAGGAGCTGAACCTGGCCGGCCTGCGCTACCTGTCGGATCTCAGTTTCAACCGGCTGACAGGCTGTGCGCCACACCTGGCCCGACTCTCACTGGCTCGCTGCCACCTCACCTTTGAGTTTGACCCCTACCGCGGGTCCAGCAACTACAACTCCTCTGCCCTGCTGTCCTTCCGCAACCTCCTGCGCTTCCTGAAGGAGCGGGCCAGCAGCCTCAGGGCCTTGGACTTGAGCGGCACCAGCATCACCTCGCCGGCGATGAGGTCCCTGGTGCAAGTGGAGGGGCTGCGCCTGCGGGAACTCGTGCTGCAGAACTGCAGGGACCTCTCCAACGAGGCCATCGGCCTCCTCTGTACGCACCAGCCCCACCTGACCGTGCTGGACCTCACTGGGTGCTCGGAGCTGTCCGACCGGGCCGCCCTCACTGTGTCCGCGGGGCTGCGAGCCCTGCAGAGCCTGGGCCTGGGGAAGCTCCAGCGCCTGACGGACGGGGGTTTCCTGGGCATTGCTGAGCTCCGGAGCCTGCAGAGGCTGGACCTGTCTGAGTGTAGCCTCGTGAGCGGCAGTGAGCTGGTGAAagtgtgctccaccccagagctgcggcctagcctggcctccctcagcttCGCCTTCTGCTCTCTGCTCAGA gaCAGCTCTGTCCTCTCGCTGGCCAGGTCCCTCAGCCCCAGTCTGCGGGTATTAGACCTCTCCTCCTGCGTCTCCATCACCAACGTGAGCATCCAAGCGATTTCCTCCCACCTTCCCCGGCTGACTGTCCTCCGACTGGCCTGGTGCAAGGAGCTGACGGACTGGGGCCTCCTGGACGTAGAGGAGCCCAGAGAGGAGCGTCACCATCGCAGAGAG AACCTGGAGCAGGATCCCAAGGTCCTCAGCGACTCCGCCTGGAACGAGTCCCAGAAGCGGCACCGGGCCTCCCTGCAGGCGCTAAAACAGCTGCAAGAGCTCGACCTCATGGCCTGCAGCAAGCTGACTGACAGCAGCATCACCAAG GTTATCCGCTTCCCTGCCCTGAGGCGGCTGTCCCTCGGCTTGCTACCGGAGATCACCGACGCCAGCCTGGTAGCAGTGGCCAGGGGTTGCCAGAGCCTGGAGCAGCTGTCCATGAGTCACTGCGGAAAGCTGACTGATAAAGGCTTCCTGGAGGCCGCTAGCTCTCTACGGAGACTCCAGCACTTAGTCATCTCTGGCTGCAGCCAGCTCACAGGCCA GACACTGATGGCCCTCAGCAGGGAGTGCAGACAGCTGAAGAGCCTGGATGTCTCCATGTGCCATGGGATCAGCATGGCCGACATTGAGCTTTtccaggcccagctgcccctgcagACGTGTGTCCAGTCGCGCTTTGTGGGTGGAGCAGACCTTTCCTTCACCCTGTGA